The sequence AGCCGGGCATTGTGGAATGCACGCTGACCTACGCTGTTGCTCATGAATCAATCCCCCAGAATCTCCGGGCGAGACTAAATCGGCGCGGGAGCGAATACGAGACGACGGCCGTTCGCCACGACAGCTTCGGACAAGCTACGAGCGACCGGGGCATGTCGTTCACTGATCCAGGTCCCGCAATTGCTGCCCGGTCCAGGACTGGCTAATCTGCCTTCGGGTTGCGCCCGTCCGGCGGGCGCGGCTCAGATCAGGGAGGCAGACAATGGCCAGGCAAAAGGCATCAAGACCCGCATCGAAGACCGCCGTGAAGAAGCGGAGTGGCACCAAGGCCGCGGCGCGGTCCTCGGCACGCAAGGCGGTCAAGGCAAAGGCGCGCACGGTGGCACCGAAGAAGCCGGCACGTCGGAGGCAGCGCATCGCGATCAGCCATCACCGCGAAGAGGACTTCAAGGCCGACGGCCTGCGCGCCTACGCAAAATACCGCGACCTCGGCATCGCCGATGCGACCCATGGCCTGGCGCAGGCGCATGTGATCCGGCTGCAAGGCCCCTGCGATCCGGCGGAGGTCTCGAAGCTGCATTTCCACGACGTCGAATTCCAGATGGTCTACGTGCTCAAGGGCTGGGTGAAGACCTACATGGACGGGCAGGGCGAGACCTTGATGAAGCAGGGCAGCGCCTGGACCCAGCCGCCGAAGATCAAACACATGATCCTGGATTATTCGGACGACGTCGAGCTGCTGGAGGTGATCCTGCCGGCGGAATTCAAGACGGTGGAGTTGAAGGCGTAGCTCTCTCCGTCGTCATTGCGAGCGCAGCGAAGCAATCCAGACTGTCTCCGCGGACAGATTCTGGATTGCTTCGCTTCGCTCGCAATGGCAGCTCGTAGCCCGGATGGAGCGCCGGGGCCGCTGTATCCGGCGGTGACGCTGTCCCGGATTGCGCTACGCTCCATCCGGGCTACGACGTCACGCCAACACCCCCACTACCGCTCCAATCAAGCACGTTGTCAGCGTCCCCGACACGATCGACTTCAGCCCGAGCGCGTTGATCTCCGCGCGCCGCTCCGGCGCCATCACCCCCAGGCCGCCGATCATGATGCCGAGGCTGGCGAAGTTTGCGAAGCCGCACATCGCGTAAAGCATGATCAGGCGCGAGCGCGGATCGAGCGTATCGGGCGGCAGCTTCGAGAAGTCGACATAGGCGATCAGCTCGTTGAGCACGGTCTTGGTGCCCATCAGGCTGCCGGCCGTCACCGCCTGGTCCCACGGCAATCCCATCAGCCAGCACACCGGCGCCATCACCAGGCCCAGCAGACGCTGCAGCGAGATCGCGGCGCCGCCGATGTTTGGCAACAGGCCGAGGATGGCGTTGACGAGATAGACCAGCGCCACCAGCACCAAGAGCATGGCGACGATGTTGAGCAGCAGCTCGAGCCCTGCGCTCGTGCCTTTCACGATCGCGTCCATCGTGCTGGCGACGTCCATTTCCGGATCCTCCAGCGCGCCGCCGGTGCGCTTGTCCGAGGTCTCGGGCACCATGATCAGGCTGACGAGGATCGCGGCCGGCGCGCCCAGCACGGATGCGATCACGAAATGCGC is a genomic window of Bradyrhizobium sp. CB1717 containing:
- a CDS encoding nucleoside transporter C-terminal domain-containing protein, whose product is MLRLQSALGIFALLLIAFALAENRRAVSLRQAAIGLAATFVTAVVLLKLPVVAHAFGTINDAVGAISAASRAGSAFVFGYVGGGALPFDLKVPGADFILAFQALPIVLVMSVLTTLLFYWRVLPPIVRGMAWLLERTLGVGGAVGLSTAANIFLGMVEAPLFVRPYLTQMTRSELFLVMTGGMAGIAGTVLVLYATLLAPLIPDSAAHFVIASVLGAPAAILVSLIMVPETSDKRTGGALEDPEMDVASTMDAIVKGTSAGLELLLNIVAMLLVLVALVYLVNAILGLLPNIGGAAISLQRLLGLVMAPVCWLMGLPWDQAVTAGSLMGTKTVLNELIAYVDFSKLPPDTLDPRSRLIMLYAMCGFANFASLGIMIGGLGVMAPERRAEINALGLKSIVSGTLTTCLIGAVVGVLA
- a CDS encoding cupin domain-containing protein; translated protein: MARQKASRPASKTAVKKRSGTKAAARSSARKAVKAKARTVAPKKPARRRQRIAISHHREEDFKADGLRAYAKYRDLGIADATHGLAQAHVIRLQGPCDPAEVSKLHFHDVEFQMVYVLKGWVKTYMDGQGETLMKQGSAWTQPPKIKHMILDYSDDVELLEVILPAEFKTVELKA